The Mesorhizobium loti genome includes a region encoding these proteins:
- a CDS encoding sugar-binding transcriptional regulator, translated as MKSGGTANRDHESSLATRAAWLHYAGGLTQAQVAKRLGLTSLKAHRLITRATQDGLVRVIIDGDVGECIDLEQQLIDAYGLDYCEVVPDLDQDELPLKALGIAGAQFLKREIDRGEDMLIGVGHGRTLAASVEYLTRTAAAHIRFVSLLGGVTRKFAANPHDVMHRLAERTGAQAYVMPVPFVANTAEDREVLLGQRGISDVFDLASRSDLMFVGIGTAEREASLVATGMIEHSEIDEVKRDGGVGELLAHFFDDKGRPVETALSDRILALPRDQLKGRRIVAVAGGKVKVRAIKAVLESRYLSGLITDESTARALVEQNQSNGAERHVNGGSSNA; from the coding sequence TTGAAATCCGGCGGAACCGCTAACCGCGATCACGAGTCCAGCCTCGCCACCCGCGCGGCCTGGCTTCACTATGCGGGGGGTCTTACGCAGGCCCAGGTGGCCAAGCGGCTCGGCCTGACCAGCCTCAAGGCGCATCGGCTCATCACCCGGGCCACCCAGGATGGTCTGGTCAGGGTGATCATCGACGGCGACGTCGGCGAATGCATCGACCTCGAGCAGCAGCTGATCGATGCTTACGGGCTCGACTATTGCGAGGTCGTTCCCGATCTCGATCAGGACGAGCTGCCGTTGAAAGCGCTTGGCATCGCCGGCGCGCAGTTTCTGAAGCGCGAGATCGATCGCGGCGAGGACATGCTGATCGGCGTCGGCCATGGCCGCACCCTTGCCGCAAGCGTCGAGTATCTGACGCGCACCGCCGCCGCCCATATCCGTTTCGTTTCGCTGCTTGGCGGTGTGACGCGCAAATTCGCGGCCAACCCGCACGACGTCATGCATCGTCTGGCCGAGCGGACCGGCGCGCAGGCCTATGTGATGCCGGTGCCCTTCGTCGCCAACACCGCCGAGGACCGTGAGGTGCTGCTTGGCCAGCGCGGCATCAGCGATGTCTTCGACCTCGCGAGCCGGTCCGACCTGATGTTCGTCGGCATAGGCACAGCCGAGCGGGAAGCCTCGCTGGTCGCCACCGGCATGATCGAACATTCCGAAATCGACGAGGTCAAACGCGATGGCGGCGTCGGCGAGCTGCTCGCCCACTTCTTCGACGATAAAGGCCGTCCGGTGGAAACGGCACTGTCGGACAGAATTCTGGCGCTTCCGCGGGACCAGTTGAAAGGCCGCCGGATCGTCGCCGTCGCCGGCGGCAAGGTGAAAGTACGCGCCATCAAGGCGGTGCTCGAAAGCCGTTATCTGAGCGGCCTGATCACCGATGAGTCCACCGCCCGTGCCCTTGTCGAACAAAACCAATCCAATGGTGCGGAGCGCCATGTGAACGGAGGATCGTCAAATGCGTGA
- a CDS encoding DUF2291 domain-containing protein, which yields MSAKAATASARPASPGLRRALAGAAAVVLLGAMALDTKVVRIGSAGDVRSAVFSAADYGKSEFPKVQADVDARAADAVTVAAAIAKDRATAEKEYGVPAGVGPVISVKFSGVVGEGKSGIYKVAVDGVPDTLMIRVQTGPAINGTELRDATGKITFGQFTNQIEYQDAGSALNNEMKKEVLAKVDASALTGKTISVVGAFKLVNPKSWLVTPVRLDVK from the coding sequence ATGAGCGCGAAGGCCGCCACTGCATCGGCCAGGCCGGCCTCGCCCGGCCTGCGTCGCGCACTTGCCGGCGCTGCGGCTGTCGTCCTGCTCGGCGCCATGGCGCTCGACACCAAGGTGGTCAGGATCGGGTCGGCAGGCGACGTTCGCAGCGCCGTGTTTTCCGCCGCTGACTACGGCAAGTCGGAATTTCCCAAAGTGCAGGCCGATGTCGATGCGCGCGCCGCCGACGCGGTGACCGTGGCGGCGGCGATCGCCAAGGACAGGGCGACGGCCGAGAAGGAATACGGCGTGCCTGCGGGCGTCGGACCGGTCATCTCGGTCAAGTTCAGCGGCGTCGTCGGCGAAGGAAAATCGGGCATCTACAAGGTCGCCGTCGACGGTGTGCCCGACACGCTGATGATCCGCGTGCAGACGGGACCGGCGATTAACGGCACCGAGCTTCGTGACGCCACCGGCAAGATCACATTCGGACAGTTCACCAACCAGATCGAATATCAGGACGCCGGTTCGGCGCTGAACAACGAGATGAAGAAGGAAGTGCTGGCCAAGGTCGATGCGAGCGCCTTGACCGGCAAGACCATATCGGTGGTCGGCGCGTTCAAGCTGGTCAATCCGAAGAGCTGGCTGGTCACTCCCGTGAGGCTGGACGTCAAATGA
- a CDS encoding ABC transporter permease, protein MTDVSQARKQSSPSAGGEGFDLAKLLLEGRAFFALIVIIVVFSILSPYYLSVANFLTMASHVAIFGILAVGMLLVILNGGIDLSVGSTLGLAGVVAGFLMQGVTLTWLGVVLYPPVWVVAVLACMLGAVVGLINGVLIARFKVPAFVATLGVMYMARGLALLMTSGLTYNNLGGKPELGNTGFDALGFNRLFGVPTGVVVLVVIALIGSIVLNRTAFGRWLYASGGNERAAELSGVPVKTVQISVYVLSGICAAIAGLILSSQLTSAGPTAGTTYELTAIAAVVIGGAALTGGRGNIRGTLLGAFVIGFLSDGLVIIGISSYWQTVFTGAVIVLAVLLNAVQYRRRSKLPSATGGQPTSQKRGKAETANPAQGKTAR, encoded by the coding sequence ATGACCGATGTCAGCCAGGCCAGAAAACAGTCCAGTCCAAGCGCGGGCGGCGAAGGCTTCGATCTCGCCAAGCTGCTGCTCGAGGGCCGGGCATTCTTTGCCCTGATCGTCATCATCGTCGTGTTTTCGATCCTGTCGCCCTACTACCTCTCGGTGGCGAACTTCCTGACCATGGCCTCGCATGTCGCCATCTTCGGAATTCTCGCCGTCGGCATGCTGCTCGTCATCCTCAATGGCGGCATCGACCTGTCGGTGGGGTCGACACTGGGCTTGGCCGGTGTCGTCGCCGGCTTCCTGATGCAAGGGGTGACGCTGACCTGGCTGGGCGTCGTCCTCTATCCGCCGGTCTGGGTGGTCGCGGTGCTGGCCTGCATGCTGGGCGCCGTTGTCGGGCTGATCAACGGCGTGCTCATCGCGCGCTTCAAGGTTCCGGCGTTCGTCGCCACGCTCGGCGTCATGTACATGGCGCGCGGCCTGGCGCTGCTTATGACCAGCGGTCTGACCTACAACAATCTCGGCGGCAAGCCGGAGCTCGGAAACACCGGCTTCGATGCGCTTGGCTTCAACCGCCTGTTCGGCGTGCCGACCGGTGTCGTGGTTCTCGTGGTCATCGCGCTGATCGGCAGCATCGTCCTGAACCGCACCGCTTTCGGGCGCTGGCTCTACGCCTCGGGCGGCAATGAGCGCGCGGCCGAACTGTCCGGCGTCCCGGTCAAGACGGTGCAGATATCCGTCTATGTGCTGTCAGGTATCTGCGCCGCCATTGCAGGCCTGATCCTGTCCTCGCAACTGACCTCGGCGGGGCCGACCGCTGGCACCACCTACGAACTGACGGCCATCGCGGCCGTCGTCATCGGCGGCGCGGCGCTGACCGGCGGCCGCGGCAACATCCGCGGAACCCTGCTCGGGGCCTTCGTCATCGGCTTCCTGTCCGACGGTCTGGTGATCATCGGCATCTCATCCTACTGGCAGACAGTGTTCACCGGCGCCGTCATCGTGCTCGCCGTGCTGCTCAATGCCGTTCAGTATCGCCGCCGCAGCAAGCTCCCAAGCGCGACAGGTGGCCAACCGACTTCTCAGAAACGGGGGAAGGCCGAAACGGCCAATCCTGCCCAAGGGAAGACTGCCAGGTGA
- a CDS encoding carbohydrate kinase has protein sequence MKDLLIGIDAGTSVIKSVAFDLSGRQLAMTSVPNSFATLEGGGAEQDLDQTWRDMARTVRDLAAKIPDLAQRTAAVAITGQGDGTWLIDGDGLPVSRAWLWLDARAGHLVDEMRADPRDRRRFELTGTGLNSCQQGAQLAFMKRNNPDLLERAATALHCKDWLYFKMTGERATDPSEGTFTFGDFRSRTYSDEALDILDLTTHRRLLPPMLEGTTDHHPLSRSAAGETGLLEGTPVVLGYVDMVMTALGAGLYDPSGNVGCTVIGSTGIHTRFAATPDDVVLNGDGSGYTIAMPVPGGYAQLQSNMAATLNIDWLLGLARDVLATAGGKPSHDELLKALDVWVEASEPGSLIYQPYISLAGERGPFVDPDARAGFIGLSVKHGFGDLARAVLEGLAFAARDCYQAMGAVPGEIRLSGGAARSPSLRRIIAAATRAQVRTSSRQEAGAAGAAMMAAVGLGVYGSMENCAAEWVTPLLGDCDAYDEALSQTYDALFPSFVAARQALRPVWKGMAHRTGARS, from the coding sequence ATGAAAGACCTGCTGATCGGCATCGACGCGGGAACGTCGGTGATCAAATCGGTCGCTTTCGATCTGTCCGGGCGGCAGCTCGCCATGACATCCGTGCCCAACAGCTTCGCCACGCTGGAAGGCGGTGGCGCCGAGCAGGACCTCGATCAGACATGGCGCGACATGGCGCGGACCGTTCGCGATCTCGCGGCCAAAATCCCCGACCTCGCGCAACGAACCGCGGCGGTTGCCATCACCGGGCAGGGCGACGGAACCTGGCTGATCGATGGCGACGGCTTGCCGGTCTCGCGCGCCTGGCTGTGGCTCGACGCCCGTGCCGGACATCTGGTCGACGAGATGCGCGCCGATCCCCGGGATCGCAGGCGGTTCGAGCTGACCGGCACGGGTCTCAATTCCTGCCAGCAAGGCGCCCAACTTGCCTTCATGAAAAGGAACAATCCGGACTTGCTGGAGCGGGCGGCGACCGCACTGCATTGCAAGGATTGGCTCTACTTCAAGATGACGGGCGAACGCGCCACGGATCCCTCCGAAGGGACCTTCACTTTCGGCGATTTTCGGTCGCGCACCTATTCCGACGAAGCCCTCGACATCCTGGATCTGACGACGCATCGCCGCCTGTTGCCGCCCATGCTCGAAGGCACCACCGACCATCATCCGCTGTCGCGATCGGCGGCAGGGGAGACCGGCCTGCTCGAAGGCACGCCGGTGGTGCTGGGTTACGTCGATATGGTCATGACGGCTCTCGGAGCCGGCCTCTATGATCCCTCAGGCAATGTCGGCTGCACGGTCATCGGCTCGACCGGCATACACACGCGCTTCGCCGCCACTCCCGACGATGTCGTGCTGAACGGCGATGGCTCAGGCTACACGATCGCCATGCCCGTTCCGGGTGGCTATGCGCAATTGCAGTCCAACATGGCGGCGACGCTCAACATCGACTGGCTGCTTGGCCTTGCGCGCGACGTGCTCGCCACGGCTGGCGGCAAACCTTCCCATGACGAGTTGCTGAAAGCACTCGATGTCTGGGTGGAGGCATCGGAGCCGGGATCGCTGATTTACCAGCCCTACATATCGCTGGCCGGCGAAAGAGGGCCGTTCGTCGACCCTGACGCACGCGCGGGTTTCATCGGCCTTTCGGTCAAGCACGGCTTTGGCGATCTGGCACGCGCCGTGCTTGAGGGATTGGCCTTCGCTGCACGCGATTGCTACCAGGCGATGGGCGCCGTGCCGGGCGAGATCCGCCTGTCGGGCGGCGCCGCGCGCAGCCCGTCGCTACGCCGCATCATAGCAGCGGCGACCCGGGCGCAAGTGCGCACGAGCAGCCGCCAGGAAGCCGGTGCTGCTGGCGCCGCGATGATGGCGGCGGTCGGCCTCGGCGTCTACGGCTCCATGGAAAACTGCGCCGCCGAGTGGGTGACGCCGCTTCTCGGCGACTGCGATGCCTATGACGAGGCGCTTTCGCAAACCTACGATGCGCTCTTCCCTTCCTTCGTTGCGGCGCGTCAGGCGCTTCGGCCGGTGTGGAAGGGCATGGCGCACCGCACAGGAGCAAGATCTTGA
- a CDS encoding D-ribose ABC transporter substrate-binding protein yields the protein MYMRTMLKSLLAAAMVVGFTAAASAAGLISIIVNDPANPYWLTEGNVAKAEAEKLGYTANVGAHKGDTNTESNLIDTAIINKSVAIILDPANADGSVGAVKKAIAANIPVFLVNAEINQEGLAKGQLVSNNAQGAALGAQQWVQAVGEKGKYVELLGAPSDNNAATRSNGYATVLSQYPDLEKAASQVANWDRTQGHDKMQSMLQANPDIIAVISGNDEMALGAVAALKEAGKLAGIKVGGFDGSPDAVAAIKSGELQYTVLQPVAIFSAKAVQQADSFIKTGATGAATEKQLFDCLLITKDNVDKYTAPFVLSE from the coding sequence ATGTACATGAGAACCATGCTGAAAAGTCTGCTTGCCGCCGCGATGGTCGTCGGGTTCACGGCCGCCGCGTCGGCTGCGGGCCTGATCTCGATCATCGTCAACGATCCGGCCAACCCCTACTGGCTGACCGAGGGCAACGTCGCCAAGGCCGAGGCCGAGAAGCTCGGCTACACGGCCAATGTCGGCGCCCACAAGGGCGATACCAACACGGAAAGCAACCTGATCGACACCGCCATCATCAACAAGTCGGTGGCGATCATCCTCGACCCGGCCAACGCCGATGGTTCGGTCGGCGCGGTGAAGAAGGCGATTGCCGCCAACATCCCGGTTTTCCTCGTCAATGCCGAGATTAACCAGGAAGGCCTCGCCAAGGGGCAGCTCGTCTCCAACAACGCGCAGGGTGCTGCTCTCGGTGCCCAGCAGTGGGTGCAGGCCGTCGGTGAAAAGGGCAAATATGTCGAACTGCTCGGCGCCCCCTCGGACAACAATGCCGCCACGCGCTCGAACGGTTACGCGACTGTGCTGAGCCAGTATCCGGATCTCGAAAAGGCTGCCTCGCAGGTCGCCAACTGGGATCGTACCCAGGGCCACGACAAGATGCAGAGCATGCTTCAGGCCAATCCCGACATCATCGCCGTGATCAGCGGCAATGACGAAATGGCTCTCGGCGCGGTTGCGGCGCTGAAGGAAGCCGGCAAGCTGGCTGGCATCAAGGTCGGCGGCTTCGACGGCTCCCCTGACGCGGTTGCGGCGATCAAGTCCGGCGAACTGCAGTACACCGTGCTGCAGCCGGTCGCCATCTTCTCGGCCAAGGCCGTGCAGCAGGCGGACTCGTTCATCAAGACGGGCGCCACCGGTGCGGCGACCGAGAAGCAGCTGTTCGATTGCCTTCTCATCACCAAGGACAATGTCGACAAGTACACGGCACCCTTCGTGCTGTCGGAATGA
- a CDS encoding DeoR/GlpR transcriptional regulator — MIKADERREEIADYVIKLGQVRIDDLVEHFGVSRMTIHRHIDRLAQQGVLRKLHGAVTVQPSGLYESAFRYRVTVNRAEKDALARAALDYVEAGQVVMLDDSSTANAVATLLLDIKPLTVITNSVATASLLTNVDDIDFICLGGQYHGTYNAYIGIVCENAVAQLRANVLICSASAITGTTAFIQDPNVVRVKQAMMAASVKRILLIDHAKFDRIALHVFDDLTNFDVVLATEGLGEARAQALERAGVKLRIVKTKVL; from the coding sequence ATGATCAAGGCCGACGAACGGCGCGAAGAGATCGCCGACTATGTGATCAAGCTCGGCCAGGTGCGCATCGACGATTTGGTCGAGCATTTCGGCGTATCGCGCATGACCATCCACCGGCACATCGACCGGTTGGCGCAGCAGGGCGTGCTGCGCAAGCTGCACGGTGCGGTGACGGTCCAGCCTTCCGGCCTTTACGAAAGCGCCTTCCGCTACCGGGTGACGGTCAACCGGGCCGAGAAGGATGCACTGGCGCGGGCAGCACTCGATTATGTCGAGGCCGGCCAGGTGGTGATGCTGGACGATTCCTCGACGGCAAACGCCGTCGCGACACTGCTGCTCGACATCAAGCCGCTGACCGTCATCACCAACTCCGTGGCGACGGCATCACTGTTGACCAATGTCGACGATATCGATTTCATCTGTCTCGGCGGCCAGTACCACGGCACCTACAACGCCTACATAGGCATCGTCTGCGAGAACGCCGTGGCGCAGCTGCGCGCCAATGTGCTGATCTGTTCGGCTTCGGCCATCACCGGAACCACGGCCTTCATCCAGGACCCCAATGTCGTGCGGGTCAAGCAGGCGATGATGGCTGCATCGGTCAAGCGCATCCTTCTGATCGACCACGCCAAGTTCGACAGGATCGCACTGCATGTCTTCGACGATCTGACCAATTTCGACGTCGTGCTGGCGACCGAAGGCCTGGGCGAGGCGCGGGCGCAAGCCCTCGAACGGGCTGGCGTGAAGCTGCGCATCGTCAAGACGAAAGTACTATGA
- a CDS encoding carbohydrate kinase yields the protein MPSLLGIDNGLTVTKAVIFDADGTQLSVARRRVPQSMPHARWVERDMAGLWQATADAIKEAIALCGRPADDIRAVAATAHGDGLYLLDKDRRPLGPGILSLDSRAGEIVERWSADRVFEDALARTGQAPHVSAPSALLAWIRKNQPDRYGRIGHILACKDWLRFCLSGTIGTDRTEASTSFTDFRTQAFAPEAMRIFGLDDLFDALPPMAHSAEIVGHVTAEAAEMTGLAKGTPVACGLHDVTASALGMGGHEEGVLAIVAGTYSINEVVSSEPRVDPRWFCRNAIDAGLWNNMAISPASTANYDWFLDTFCRSEQEKTSVDGGSIHEFLAAEIDTALKKPSTILFHPYLFGSPFGDVASGSFVGLHGWHTRGDMLKAVLEGIAFNHRTHVEALREGFAISEIRLTGGGSRNPAFVQMFADVLNAPVTITSTDEAAAFGTALCAGAAVGIFATPQQGARQVGMTARQYEPVPASSAVFNERFSLYGRIAGALEPHWPEIEKLARPDTWGTA from the coding sequence ATGCCCAGCCTGCTCGGAATCGATAACGGTCTCACGGTCACCAAGGCGGTGATCTTCGATGCCGATGGCACGCAGTTGTCCGTGGCGCGTCGACGGGTTCCGCAGTCGATGCCCCATGCGCGCTGGGTGGAGCGCGACATGGCCGGCCTCTGGCAAGCGACCGCCGATGCGATCAAGGAAGCGATCGCGCTGTGTGGCCGCCCGGCGGACGACATCAGGGCGGTGGCGGCGACCGCGCATGGCGACGGTCTCTATTTGCTCGACAAGGATCGTCGGCCGCTAGGCCCCGGGATCCTGTCGCTCGACAGCCGCGCTGGCGAGATTGTCGAACGATGGTCGGCGGACCGGGTCTTCGAAGACGCGTTGGCGCGCACCGGCCAGGCGCCGCATGTCTCGGCGCCGTCGGCGCTGCTGGCCTGGATCAGGAAGAACCAACCCGACCGCTATGGGCGCATCGGGCATATACTGGCCTGCAAGGACTGGCTGCGCTTTTGCCTGTCGGGCACGATCGGCACCGACCGTACCGAGGCCAGCACCTCATTCACGGATTTCCGCACGCAGGCCTTCGCGCCGGAAGCGATGCGCATCTTCGGACTGGACGATCTGTTCGACGCGCTGCCGCCGATGGCGCACTCCGCCGAGATCGTCGGCCACGTCACCGCCGAGGCCGCCGAAATGACCGGCCTGGCCAAGGGAACGCCGGTCGCGTGCGGACTGCATGACGTGACCGCCTCCGCGCTCGGCATGGGCGGCCATGAGGAGGGCGTGCTTGCGATCGTCGCCGGGACCTATTCCATCAACGAAGTCGTTTCGTCAGAGCCGCGCGTCGATCCGCGCTGGTTCTGCCGCAACGCCATCGACGCAGGCCTCTGGAACAACATGGCGATCTCGCCGGCCTCGACCGCGAATTACGACTGGTTTCTCGACACGTTCTGCCGCTCGGAGCAGGAAAAGACATCGGTCGATGGCGGCTCGATCCACGAGTTTCTGGCAGCAGAGATCGACACGGCGCTGAAGAAGCCCTCGACCATCCTGTTTCATCCCTATCTGTTCGGCTCCCCTTTTGGCGATGTCGCCAGCGGCAGCTTTGTCGGCCTGCACGGCTGGCATACCCGCGGCGATATGCTGAAGGCGGTTCTGGAGGGCATAGCCTTCAATCACCGCACCCATGTAGAAGCCTTGCGCGAGGGCTTTGCTATCAGCGAGATACGCCTGACCGGCGGCGGTTCGCGCAATCCGGCTTTCGTCCAGATGTTTGCCGACGTGCTGAACGCCCCGGTCACCATCACCTCGACCGACGAGGCCGCGGCCTTCGGCACTGCCCTTTGCGCGGGTGCCGCGGTCGGCATCTTCGCGACACCGCAACAAGGCGCCAGGCAGGTCGGCATGACGGCGCGCCAATACGAACCAGTGCCGGCCTCGAGTGCTGTGTTCAACGAGCGCTTTTCTCTCTATGGCCGCATAGCCGGTGCGCTCGAACCGCATTGGCCGGAGATCGAGAAGCTGGCGCGGCCAGACACTTGGGGGACTGCATGA
- a CDS encoding glycerol-3-phosphate dehydrogenase/oxidase has product MAGTGEVDVVILGAGINGAGLFRDLCAQGVSCLIVDKADFGSGTSAAPSRLIHGGLKYLETGEFGLVAQSTLERNLLLKNAPHYVSPLPTVIPIFSWSKGVLAALRTLFGSTSAPRSRGAILIKIGLMIYDFYGSRNQVMPRHRMVGRRQALSEMPALNPSIVATGTYYDAKISHPERLVLELILDGLQANPASAGANYTALVKSANGVLTFQPENGAAFSVRPKLVVNAAGPWIDDVNELLGAPSKMIGGTKGSHILLKHDELVRSLAGRMLYFEADDGRICLVYDYLGLALVGSTDIKADNPDAVRCEPDEVEYLLDSVRTLLPGMAFERGQIVYAYSGIRPLPASDASLPGLISRDHSAPVAEPDRNRPFAVISLIGGKWTTFRGFAEEVADTVLVRLQRSRKVTTQAMPIGGGRDFPADAAARASWLALAHSETGAEERRLDELLSRYGTRATQIATHGPDDEDRLPDSENYSRSEIDYIVRNEFVEHLADIVMRRSTLAISGSLTGRDLQEIAAIAGRALGWSAGRLAGEVEAAIVELEGRNLMRLG; this is encoded by the coding sequence ATGGCCGGGACCGGCGAAGTCGACGTCGTCATTCTTGGCGCCGGCATCAACGGAGCAGGGTTGTTCCGCGATCTGTGCGCGCAAGGCGTCAGCTGCCTGATCGTTGACAAGGCGGATTTCGGCTCGGGCACCAGTGCCGCGCCATCGCGGCTCATTCATGGCGGCTTGAAATATCTCGAAACCGGCGAGTTCGGGCTGGTGGCGCAGTCGACGCTCGAACGCAATCTGCTTTTGAAGAACGCGCCGCACTATGTCAGCCCGCTGCCGACCGTCATCCCGATCTTCTCCTGGAGCAAGGGCGTGCTGGCGGCGTTGCGGACGCTGTTCGGCTCGACCAGCGCGCCGCGTAGCCGCGGCGCCATCCTGATCAAGATCGGCCTGATGATCTATGATTTCTATGGCTCGCGAAACCAGGTCATGCCGCGTCACCGCATGGTCGGGCGGCGCCAGGCGCTCAGTGAGATGCCGGCGCTCAATCCCTCGATCGTCGCCACCGGCACCTATTACGACGCCAAGATAAGCCACCCCGAAAGGCTGGTGCTCGAACTGATCCTCGATGGGCTGCAGGCAAACCCGGCCTCGGCCGGCGCGAATTACACGGCGCTGGTGAAGTCCGCCAATGGCGTGCTGACCTTCCAGCCGGAGAATGGCGCGGCCTTTTCGGTGCGGCCGAAGCTGGTGGTCAATGCCGCCGGTCCCTGGATCGACGATGTCAACGAATTGCTTGGCGCGCCGTCGAAGATGATCGGCGGTACCAAGGGCTCGCACATCCTGCTGAAGCATGACGAACTGGTCAGAAGCCTGGCCGGGCGCATGCTGTATTTCGAAGCCGACGACGGCCGCATCTGCCTCGTCTACGACTATCTCGGCCTGGCGCTGGTCGGCTCCACCGACATCAAGGCCGATAATCCCGACGCGGTGCGCTGCGAGCCTGACGAAGTCGAGTACCTGCTCGACAGCGTGCGGACGCTGCTGCCGGGAATGGCGTTCGAGCGCGGCCAGATCGTCTATGCCTATAGCGGCATCAGGCCGCTGCCGGCCTCGGATGCATCGCTGCCCGGGCTGATCAGCCGCGATCACTCGGCCCCGGTCGCCGAGCCGGATCGGAACAGGCCTTTCGCGGTCATTTCGCTGATCGGCGGCAAATGGACGACCTTTCGTGGCTTTGCCGAGGAAGTCGCCGACACCGTGCTCGTCCGCCTGCAGCGCAGCCGCAAGGTGACGACGCAAGCGATGCCAATCGGCGGCGGCAGGGACTTCCCGGCCGATGCCGCAGCACGAGCAAGTTGGCTGGCTCTGGCTCACTCGGAGACGGGCGCTGAAGAACGGCGTCTCGATGAGCTGCTGTCGCGATATGGCACCAGAGCCACGCAGATCGCCACGCATGGGCCGGATGATGAGGATCGGCTGCCGGATTCAGAAAACTACAGCCGGTCGGAAATTGACTACATCGTCCGCAACGAGTTCGTCGAACATCTGGCTGATATCGTCATGCGCCGCAGCACCCTGGCGATATCAGGCTCCCTGACAGGCCGCGACCTGCAGGAGATTGCCGCGATTGCCGGACGGGCGCTGGGCTGGAGCGCTGGGCGCCTTGCAGGGGAAGTCGAGGCCGCGATTGTGGAGCTTGAGGGCCGGAACCTGATGCGGTTGGGCTGA
- a CDS encoding sugar ABC transporter ATP-binding protein, whose protein sequence is MRPAADIGPANGDAVLSARNIVMSYGGVHALKGVNFDIHRGKVTTLFGENGAGKSTLMKILSGVVTPTSGDIVLDGNLVSFSSSSDARDRGISIIHQELSLAPNLSVRDNIFMGRELRTRTGLDFAEEQRQARALMADLEEDIDPMTLVEDLRLGQQQIVEIARALSVDSRILIMDEPTSALSATEVEVLFKVIRDLTSRGVSIVYISHHLEEALQITDYAVVLRDGAITATAEARDIDLEWIVRNMVGENFDLGSPPTGHAFGGVALSIEDVSVVDTSGSGYSVVDHLSLDVRAGEIVCIYGLMGAGRTELLEAVAGRVPMAGGRALLEGEDVSGLSIAQRISRGLVLVPEDRQRDGLVQTMTVGRNLSLASIEAFARGLFLSRSRERELVEDSIRKVTVKTAGGNAMIGSLSGGNQQKVVIGKMLTTNPKVILLDEPSRGIDVGAKAEVFRLLSERAAQGLAVVFSTSEVNECLSIAHRIVVMRRGRISAEFGANATKEQIMAASGEAVVA, encoded by the coding sequence ATGAGACCGGCTGCCGACATCGGACCCGCGAATGGCGACGCCGTGCTTTCGGCGCGCAACATCGTCATGTCGTATGGCGGCGTTCATGCGCTCAAGGGTGTCAATTTCGACATCCATCGCGGCAAGGTCACCACGCTGTTTGGAGAGAATGGCGCCGGCAAGTCGACGCTGATGAAGATCCTGTCCGGCGTGGTCACGCCGACATCCGGCGACATCGTGCTCGACGGCAATCTCGTCAGCTTTTCCTCATCCTCGGACGCGCGCGATCGCGGCATTTCGATCATCCACCAGGAACTCAGCCTGGCGCCCAACCTCAGCGTTCGCGACAACATCTTCATGGGCCGCGAACTGCGCACCAGGACCGGCCTCGACTTCGCCGAGGAGCAGCGCCAGGCGCGCGCGCTGATGGCCGACCTTGAAGAGGACATCGACCCGATGACCCTGGTCGAGGATCTGCGCCTCGGCCAACAGCAGATCGTCGAGATCGCGCGGGCATTGTCGGTCGACTCGCGCATCCTGATCATGGACGAGCCGACCTCCGCGCTTAGCGCAACCGAGGTGGAAGTTCTGTTCAAGGTGATCCGCGATCTGACCAGCCGTGGCGTCTCCATCGTCTACATTTCACATCATCTCGAAGAGGCGTTGCAGATCACCGACTACGCCGTCGTACTGCGCGACGGCGCGATAACGGCGACGGCTGAAGCCAGGGACATCGACCTCGAGTGGATCGTGCGCAACATGGTCGGTGAGAACTTCGACCTCGGTTCGCCGCCGACCGGCCATGCGTTCGGCGGGGTCGCCCTGTCTATCGAGGATGTCAGCGTCGTCGACACTTCGGGCTCAGGCTATTCCGTCGTCGATCACCTGTCGCTGGACGTGCGGGCAGGCGAGATCGTCTGCATCTACGGGTTGATGGGCGCCGGGCGCACGGAGTTGCTGGAAGCCGTCGCCGGACGGGTGCCGATGGCGGGCGGCCGCGCGCTTCTGGAAGGCGAGGACGTTTCGGGGCTGAGCATTGCCCAGCGCATCTCCAGAGGTCTTGTGCTGGTCCCCGAGGATCGCCAGCGCGACGGGCTGGTGCAAACCATGACCGTCGGCCGCAACCTTTCGCTCGCCAGCATCGAGGCGTTCGCCAGGGGGCTGTTTCTGTCCCGCTCCAGGGAGCGAGAGCTGGTCGAGGACTCGATCCGCAAGGTGACCGTCAAGACCGCCGGCGGCAACGCCATGATCGGATCGCTGTCGGGCGGCAATCAGCAGAAAGTCGTCATCGGCAAGATGCTGACGACCAACCCCAAGGTCATCCTTCTCGACGAGCCGAGCCGCGGCATCGATGTCGGCGCCAAGGCCGAAGTCTTCCGCTTGCTGAGCGAACGCGCCGCTCAAGGCCTTGCCGTCGTCTTCTCGACCTCGGAGGTCAACGAGTGCCTCAGCATTGCGCACCGCATCGTCGTCATGCGCAGGGGCAGGATTTCAGCCGAATTCGGCGCCAACGCCACCAAAGAGCAGATCATGGCCGCCTCCGGCGAAGCCGTGGTCGCCTGA